In the genome of bacterium, the window TTTAAATAAATCGGTCGCGAAAATTATGGGAGAGACGCCGGCCGGGGTCGAGAATTATTTATGGAGAAATTGCAATTTTATTCCGAGCTGATCCCCTGGATCGTGCTGGGCCTGCTGCTCGGCATGCTGGTTTGCGTGGAGCTGGGCTACGTTTACGGCATCCGCAAGCGCCGCCGGGCCTCGGGCCTCGAAGACGGCAGCAGCACCGGCACCATCGAGACTTCGATCCTCGCCTTGCTGGGCCTGCTTTTGGCTTTCACCTTCAGCGCGGCCCAATCGCGGATGGACCAGCGGCGCCAGCTCATCATCCAGGAGGCCAATGCCATCGGCACCGCTTACCTGCGGCTGGATATTTTACCGGAAGCCGCCCAGCCCGAGCTGCGCCTGGCGTTCAAGGAGTATCTCGACACCCGCATCGCGGTCTACCGAGCCGTTCCCGATATGCCGAAGGTTTCCCGGGAGCTGAAGAAGGCCCAGGGCCTGCAACAGCGGATTTGGTCCGAGGCGGTTCGGGCGGTCAAGGGGGGCGAGCCCGGCGCCGCCGTGGTGGTTCTCCCGGCCTTGAACGAAATGATCGACATCACGACCACCCGCACCACCATGGCCCTGATCCATACACCGCTGGCGATTTTCGCCCTGCTTTGGACCTTGGCCCTGCTCGGCGCGGCGGTCGCCGGATATGGAATGTCGAAAAGCCCGAACCGCAGCTGGTTTCATCGCTTGGCTTTCGTCGCCATCATTTCGGCTACCATCTTCGTCATCATGGATTTGGAATTCCCCCGTCGCGGCTTGATCCGGCTCGACAGCATGGACCAGCTCCTGGTCGAGCTGCGGGAATCGATGGGGCCCTAGAAAAAACCCCCCGGCTCTTGAAAGGGCCGGGGGGTTCTCCACCCTTTACCCAGAACACCTGGCGGTGCCTATGTCCTCAACGGCCTCTTAACCCCTGGTCGGAGAATTTCCCGAGTCCTCTGGCCGTTGAGAAAAATTCTAGAAGGGAGCGCTGGAAACGTCGTCCGAATTTCCTTTCCGGACGACCGAAAGAAAATCCGAACTAATTCCTTCCCCTCGGCCCGGGCCTTTAAGATAATATTAACGGATATTTATGCCCTTACTTCCCGCGCTTATGCTGATTGCGTTGGTGATCGGGGCTCTCCTGATCGCGGCCCTGCTTTTTCGGCGGGACAATCGCAAAGCCAACATTCTGTTGGCCGGAATTCTGGCCGCCTCGCTGCTTTATCAATATTCTCAAGTCGTCCGGGTCGGCAAAATCGACCCTCGTTATCCCTACTTATGGGGGTTGGGCTTCATCGCCAGCGTCATGATCCCGGCCTTGGTTTACCTCTATGTCTTGGTCCTGACGACCCCGGGATTTCGTTGGAAAAAAAGCCTTTGGCTGCATTTCGCCCCCAGCGGCCTCGCCTTGGCGATCGCGATATCGGCTTGGGTCTCCTTGGCGCGGGTCGAGGGCGATCCCAGCCCCGAATTGCGGGCCTGGTTCCGCTATTTCTGCACCGTCCTCGACGTTCTGGTTTCCGGCTTTTATTTTTACGCCTCTTATCGCCAAATCCGCCATTACCAGTCTCAGCTGGAGTCGTTCTTCTCCCATCTGCGGAAAGTCCGGCTGCTTTGGCTGAAGATATTGCTATTGATGGTCGTTTTGCCCTGGCTGGTTCAAGTCGTCGACGTCTTGGGCGGCCCCTTCACTCGATTGGAAACCGTGACGGTTCCACTCATCACCTTGATTTTCCTGCTGATGGGCTTTTTCGGCCTCCGCCAATCGGTGCTCTTCCTGAAGGACGAGGACTGGCCCTTGCCCCAGCCAGTCTCGGTTCTAAAAAAAGAAATCGTCGCGCCGCCGGAGACCAGGATCACTTTCTCCGAAGAGAAGTTGGAGGAATGGCGGCGGAAGCTCGAGAAATACATGGCCGAGCAAAAACCCTACCTCGATCCCGAGCTTCGGCTGGTCCACCTGTCCGAGGCGATCGGGCTCAAGCCCTATCAGGTCTCGGAAATTCTCAATCGGGGAATTCGCAGCAATTTCTATGACTATATCAATCGCTTTCGGATCGAAGAGGCCAAGCGCCGGCTCCGCGATCCGGCTTTCGCCCACATGAATATTTTGGGCATTGCCAACGACAGCGGCTTCAATTCCAAGTCAGTCTTCAACGAGACCTTCCGCAAGTTTACGGGCGCCACCCCCTCGAATTTTCGCGAGATGACGGAATCCACCGCTTCTTCAGGCAGTGCCTGAGTCCGCATCAAGCATTCCGGACGTTTCTTTGGCCCAATCGGTCGCGGTGCGCCCCTTTCCCCTCTAGTCTGCGGCCTACCCAAAAATCGCCATTCGAAGAAATGGAGGAACCGTGCAGTACTTTCGGAAGCTCTTTATTTTCTTAGTGCTTTTTTCAGGCTTGGGTCTTGGCTGCGCTCCCCAGCGTCCCACGCCCCAAGCCGCCGACCGCTGGGATTTGCCCAAAACCGAAGATTCTCGGCCTCGTCCCCGGCCCCCATGGACCTTTGCCGATTTCGTCGTCCAAGATTTGGATTTTCCCTTCCTCCCTTCGATCTGGCCGACCCAGGGTTCGGTGACCAGCGATTATGGGATGCGGCTTTCGCCCATCCATCGCGAGAAGAAGTTCCATGGCGGCTTGGATATCGCTGCGCCGGTGGGCTCGCCGATTTTCGCCACCGCCGACGCGGTGGTGAGCTTTTCGGGATACCAAGGAGGCTATGGCCGGGTTTTGATTCTCGATCACGGCTTGGGCTTGGCGACGCTTTACGCCCATGCCTCGAAAGTCTTCGCCAAAAAGGGCGATCGGGTGAGGCAGGGTCAGATCATTGCCGCGGTGGGAAAATCGGGGGATACAACGGGCCCTCATCTCCACTATGAGGTGCGGGTTCAGGGTTTGTCTCAAGATCCGCGGCCCTATGGTCTGGCGGATGACCATTGATTCGAAATTCCGAGGGGGTCATCCCGGTATGCTCCCGAAAGGCCTTGTTGAAGACCGACTTGGAGTTGAAGCCGCTGTCGTTGGCGATGCCCAAAATATTCATGTGGGCGAAAGCCGAGTCGCGGAGCCGGCGCTTGGCCTCTTCGATCCGGAAACGGTTGATGTAATCGTAAAAGGTCGATCCGACGCCGAGGTTGAGGATCTCGGAAACTTGATAAGGTTTGAGGCCGAGCGCTCGCGCCAAATCCTCGAGCCGGAGGCCGGTTTGAAGATAGGGCCGCTTTTCCTCGACGAATTTGCAAAGCTTGACCGTCCATTCGGCCAATTCGGGATGGGAGAAGAAGATCGGTCCTTTGGAGCTCTCGGTGCCGGCCACCACCGATGGAGGCCGCTCCTCTGGAAGCCCGGCCCCACGAAATTTACCAGCCAACCAACAAGCGGCTCCCATCAGCAGTATACCGGCGAGAAATCCCGAAAAAAATATAGCGAAGGGAAAGCTCAATGTGCCGCCAATCTCGCATTTCGGCGGCGCGGCGTCGTAGGGATTAAATATTTCGGTCGTCCGGCTTTATAGATCGGGTCCCCGTTCAGCGGACCGAGGTCGGAAATCGCCGCCGGCGGAAATAATAGAGCAGCGCCGGCGCCAGCAAGAACAGGGCTTGAGCCCCGGCTCGGCCTTCAGCGGCTCCGCTCAGGCTCGCTAGGCAGCCGCCTTGGGTGAGGACCGGGGTCGGCGTCGGCGTGGGGGTCGGAATCGGCGGCGCCGTGGGGGTCGGAGTCGGGGTGGGCGTGGGAATCGGCTGAAATTCCAAAGCCCCCATGTCGGGATTGGTTCCGGGGATCGCCGGCCGGGGATTACCGTCGAAATCGGTCGAGGGCATCGAAGGCGCCAGCGGATCGCCTTGGTCGATGACCGGCGAGAGTGCCGTCAGATGGAAGTCGTCGTTGGCCGAGTCGACGAAGAGCGGATCGACGTCGAGGTTGGCGCTTTGGTTGACGGTCGGAGCCGGGCCGCAAATGCCCAGCGGGTCGGCGGTGCCGGCGCTGAAGTATTCCGTAAAATCGTTGTTGAAGAGATTGACCGTTCCGCCGTCCTCGCAGGTCCAGATGTCGTCGCCGTCGCCGTCAGCGGTGTTGGACCAGACGATGTTGTTGAAGATATTGATCACGTCGGTGTCGTCCTCGATCTCGATGGCGATGCCGCCGCCGTCGGTTCCGGCGCCGTTGTTGAACAAGGTGTTGTTGGTGACTTGGATCTTGCCGACGCCGTCGGAGACGTTGGTCCGAATCCCGCCGCCGGTGAGATCGGCGCTGTTCGAGGCGAAGATGTTGTTGACGATGGTGATGGTCCCCGGAAAAACCTCGGCGAAGAGGCCGCCGCCATCGCCGCCGCCGTCGGAGTCGATCGCGGCATTACCCAGGAAAAGATTGTTGGAGACGGTGGTCACGCCGTCGCCGAGGGTGTCGGTCGAAAGGCCGCCGCCGTCGCCCGAGAATGCCTGATTATTGATGAAGCGGCAGTGGTCGACCGTGATGTCGGCGTCCAAGGGCTGGCCGACAAACAAGCCGCCGCCGTCGTCGGAAGCGAAGCCGTTCTGAAAGGTCAAGTTCTGAATGGTGATGTCGGCATTGTCGTCGGCCAGCAAGCCGCTGATGTTGATGAACATGCCTCGGGAGTCGCTGCCGCCGTCGATCACCGAGGCGCCGGGCGCGGCGTCGCCGATCACGGTGAGCGGGAAATTTTCGTCGGGATCGGGGACGTAGGTGAAGGTGTTGCCACCGGCCGAGCTGTAGGTCCCGGCCGCCACCTGGAGGGTGTCGCCCTCGCTATTGCACTCGGCCACCGCCAGGGCATCTTGCAGTGTGCAGAGGGTTCCGCCGGCCGGGTTGACGCAGGCGACGCAGGCGCCGGGAGTGGCGCCGGCGGTGACGTTGAGCGTGGCGGCACCGGCGGTCGAGCACAGGCCAAGGATGAAAGCGGTTGCGAGGGAAAGGGCGCTTTTCATGAAGGCCTCCTGGGCGAGGATTTCGAACAAGCCTCTAAATACTTCTAGAAGTTCCCTAAGTGCAAGAAATAGATCGGTTTTAGCGAAGG includes:
- a CDS encoding DUF4239 domain-containing protein: MEKLQFYSELIPWIVLGLLLGMLVCVELGYVYGIRKRRRASGLEDGSSTGTIETSILALLGLLLAFTFSAAQSRMDQRRQLIIQEANAIGTAYLRLDILPEAAQPELRLAFKEYLDTRIAVYRAVPDMPKVSRELKKAQGLQQRIWSEAVRAVKGGEPGAAVVVLPALNEMIDITTTRTTMALIHTPLAIFALLWTLALLGAAVAGYGMSKSPNRSWFHRLAFVAIISATIFVIMDLEFPRRGLIRLDSMDQLLVELRESMGP
- a CDS encoding helix-turn-helix domain-containing protein, producing the protein MLIALVIGALLIAALLFRRDNRKANILLAGILAASLLYQYSQVVRVGKIDPRYPYLWGLGFIASVMIPALVYLYVLVLTTPGFRWKKSLWLHFAPSGLALAIAISAWVSLARVEGDPSPELRAWFRYFCTVLDVLVSGFYFYASYRQIRHYQSQLESFFSHLRKVRLLWLKILLLMVVLPWLVQVVDVLGGPFTRLETVTVPLITLIFLLMGFFGLRQSVLFLKDEDWPLPQPVSVLKKEIVAPPETRITFSEEKLEEWRRKLEKYMAEQKPYLDPELRLVHLSEAIGLKPYQVSEILNRGIRSNFYDYINRFRIEEAKRRLRDPAFAHMNILGIANDSGFNSKSVFNETFRKFTGATPSNFREMTESTASSGSA
- a CDS encoding M23 family metallopeptidase, which codes for MQYFRKLFIFLVLFSGLGLGCAPQRPTPQAADRWDLPKTEDSRPRPRPPWTFADFVVQDLDFPFLPSIWPTQGSVTSDYGMRLSPIHREKKFHGGLDIAAPVGSPIFATADAVVSFSGYQGGYGRVLILDHGLGLATLYAHASKVFAKKGDRVRQGQIIAAVGKSGDTTGPHLHYEVRVQGLSQDPRPYGLADDH
- a CDS encoding choice-of-anchor Q domain-containing protein, which translates into the protein MKSALSLATAFILGLCSTAGAATLNVTAGATPGACVACVNPAGGTLCTLQDALAVAECNSEGDTLQVAAGTYSSAGGNTFTYVPDPDENFPLTVIGDAAPGASVIDGGSDSRGMFINISGLLADDNADITIQNLTFQNGFASDDGGGLFVGQPLDADITVDHCRFINNQAFSGDGGGLSTDTLGDGVTTVSNNLFLGNAAIDSDGGGDGGGLFAEVFPGTITIVNNIFASNSADLTGGGIRTNVSDGVGKIQVTNNTLFNNGAGTDGGGIAIEIEDDTDVINIFNNIVWSNTADGDGDDIWTCEDGGTVNLFNNDFTEYFSAGTADPLGICGPAPTVNQSANLDVDPLFVDSANDDFHLTALSPVIDQGDPLAPSMPSTDFDGNPRPAIPGTNPDMGALEFQPIPTPTPTPTPTAPPIPTPTPTPTPVLTQGGCLASLSGAAEGRAGAQALFLLAPALLYYFRRRRFPTSVR